In Biomphalaria glabrata chromosome 11, xgBioGlab47.1, whole genome shotgun sequence, the following proteins share a genomic window:
- the LOC129921789 gene encoding probable G-protein coupled receptor B0563.6, producing MCTTQDHIKMTTEQLLDVSDTVYIAFDLILNCFLSLLLAMLGFVGNILNICVLSQQGMRDTTNLLLLYLAVSDLIFSFLTLVYRIPNVVFYFDKHLSVSLKYCYFQVLDSIKLLSLFCSTYFITMLSVERMFAVCFPFQVSRIVTRFRIKITAMCITVILFLFLSPMYGFAYLDTAIVDNVTEIWRYGTPFYFDNYSFFSTFYLSIFINVYSMGIPIIIITSCTIMTIIKVKTSYQTIQCMSDTVRVKRVQEIRSVKISLFLSTFLILFVIVPPGIIETLLFTRYSDLRLTLKSVELLISSEQMIYVLNSSFNFIVYVITSPKFAKKVKQKLCDWK from the coding sequence ATGTGCACTACACAAGATCATATCAAGATGACTACAGAACAATTACTGGATGTCAGTGATACGGTGTACATTGCTTTCGACTTAATATTAAATTGCTTTTTGTCCTTGTTGCTTGCTATGCTAGGTTTTGTTGGTAATATCCTGAATATTTGTGTTTTGTCTCAACAAGGAATGAGAGATACAACTAATCTACTGCTTCTTTATCTGGCTGTCTCAGAtttgatcttttcttttttaactcttgtttatAGAATTCCAAAtgtagttttttattttgataaacatttatctgtttctttaaaatattgctaCTTTCAGGTTCTTGATTCCATTAAacttttatctttgttttgtaGCACATATTTTATCACAATGTTATCTGTAGAAAGAATGTTTGCTGTTTGTTTTCCATTTCAAGTTTCTAGAATTGTAACACGTTTTAGAATCAAAATAACTGCAATGTGTATAACTGTAAtactttttctatttctgtctCCTATGTATGGTTTTGCATATCTAGACACTGCCATTGTAGACAATGTCACTGAAATATGGAGATATGGAACAcctttttattttgataattattcatttttttcaactttctatctaagtatatttataaatgtttatagTATGGGTATTCCAATTATCATTATAACCAGTTGTACAATAATGACAATAATAAAAGTCAAGACGTCATATCAAACTATACAATGCATGTCTGACACAGTACGAGTAAAACGGGTGCAAGAAATTAGGTCAGTTAAAATCAGTTTATTTTTGTCGACTTTTTTAATCCTGTTTGTCATAGTTCCTCCAGGAATTATTGAAACGTTATTGTTTACACGATATTCTGATTTACGTTTAACCCTCAAGTCTGTAGAACTATTGATTTCTTCGGAACAAATGATTTATGTACTGAACTCTTCATTCAATTTTATTGTGTATGTTATTACTAGTCCTAAATTCGCaaagaaagtaaaacaaaaattatgtgattggaaatag